In Drosophila subpulchrella strain 33 F10 #4 breed RU33 chromosome X, RU_Dsub_v1.1 Primary Assembly, whole genome shotgun sequence, the DNA window AGCAACTCGTGTCTGATTCGACTGGAGCAGGAGTTGGCCTACCTGGGCGGCATGTGCAGTGCCAATCTGATGAAGAAGGAGCTTAATTTGCCAGGTGACTTATGAAATGTGTGCTTTGTACTTTGGGTTATCTTAAAGTTCCTATTTACCATATCAGATGACAAGGATGTGGAGGACATGAGCGGCGTTGAGGATACCAtcaacgcccatcacaccctGCTCTCCAAGGGATTTGCCCTTTCCGAACCCCAGTTGACCGTGCACCAGGCCTTGGAATCGTATCTGCCCATCGGGTGAGTTTCTTTTAAGCCATTATTTAAATTACACACAGAAAAACTTTTAGGTAAAATTGACCAAATAAAATAGTTTAATGGTCCCAAACCAAATCAATAGTTACTCTCCCAACAACGAAATACACACAACTAACCATTTTATGGTAGGTTTACTATTAAATAGTAACCAAAGCAACAGTAAAATATACATACGTCACTATTTTTTTATAGTTGTTAACCCTTTTTTACAGTTACGTAACTATCCACATTGGTCAGTTTTACCCATAACATTTTTTGGTGTGTACTCTTTTGTACTtacaataaaaaattcaatcaaACTGTAACACTTGAGAATCTATAAATGGACCGGATTTAAAAAGTAATTATTTTACGATGATCTTGTAAACATGTGCCAAGAGaactacatttttaaagatattaaaaCTGTACAATTTTTCTGTGAACATCTCTTCTATCATGTGCAACTTATAAACACATCTATATATTTTACGATCCAACTTTGCCCTTTGATTTGCGTAATTATCAATTTTTCCACTAATTAAATGTCTAAATGTTCTGTTTgaaagaaaactaaaaaatgcaaatatctACAAACTTGACAAAAACCGAAAACCATGCATAccatattattaatattatatcattattataatatacTAGTAATTCTATAATACTAACATAAACCATAGAAAAAAGAAGACTCTTTTGGCTTTAGTTTGATTTATTCCATATATTTGGTGGGGTATGGCGAACCCACCTGGATATTTCTGGGCAAGATCCCAGCCTACATGCGACTATTTACATGGCCACTTACAACTGACAAGCATTACGAGTTATGCATTAATTAGAATAAGATACTTTACGACTAACTGTAGGCTATTGTTTTGGTACAGCGAAAGGTCACGCATTGGTGGTTCCGTATGATGGGTGGTGgtgatggtggtggtgctCCCCCAACCACTCCACCGCCCGCTCCTCTAGCTTCATTTAGCTCTGTGTCTCTGTGGGTAGAGGGTCTGCTATGGGTTTCGATGTGGTCGAAAACAGTCCTCAAAATGTCTTTCCTTGGCGTCTACAAATCAGTCTTTAGCAGGCCAGCGTTCTCGATTTGGTATACGATCTGGGTCTCCTTGTAAGTGCGCGGCTCCGGCTGCACTACGTCCAGTTTGCGGCGTCGTCGTCGCTGCACCACTCGCCACCAGAGCAGCAGGATCAGCAGGATTAGCAGCAGTCCCAGGACCACACTTCCTGTAATGATGTATGCCATGTAGCTGCGCTCCCGACACTGATCCGTGATCAGCAAACGCAGCGGCATATAGGGCTGTACCCTCTGATCTCCACCGAATTCGGGAGGATGAAACATCAGCTGATCGCTGTGGAGCCGAAAGAAGTCCGCCCGTGGCAATGGTGGCTCTACATTCCTGTCCAGCTGCTCACAACTCCAGGAATTATCGTAGCGCAGATCACGGATGCTGAGGGAGAAGCTGGTGTCGAAGCGCAGTGGTTGGGGGGCAATTGCTCCTCCTGTGCCATCTGCTCGGGGATCTGCTCCTGGACGAGAGCTGCGCAGGCTGTTGTTGTGGAAACGCAGCTCCAGGTGCTCGCTCAACTGGTACGAACGATGAACGGTGAGGCTGCGGAAGGCGATCTCACTGGTGGCCCCGAAGTCATTGCCCCGAATTGTCACCGCATCGCGGATTTGGGCCTCCAACCACTCGCCATCCACGGACACAAAGTGGTTATCGCTCAGGCTTAACTTGGAGACAACTGGAGGAGACTAAGAGATTGATAAATGTTCTTCGGGGGATATTTTATCAAAACCTACGCTTGAAGGAGAAGGCATGGGAGTGGACCTCCTGGAACTGATTGCCCCGCAGACTCAGTTCGTTGGTGACCTCGAGCTCGTAAAAAGCTCGTGTGGGCAAATCACCCAGGAATTGGCAGTTGGCAATGGTCATCTGCTCCACGGCAAACTTCTTGAAGGCCtgtaaatcaaataaaattatatattattcataataacCACAGAGGTTCTTTTGCTGACTCACCTGACTCTCGATGCGCTGTATGGTGACCCCGTCGAACTTGAGCAATATGGCACTATCCTTAGTGGTGGTGAACCCGAAGGGCTTCATCAGATCGATCCGGCCGCCCACGAATGAGATCTCCGCGATGTTGCCATTGATGGCATGCGATTCGATCAGCTTGAGGTTCGTCTGCTCGAATTCCACGATCAGAGCCTTGTTGCTGGCATATCGCGGCACACTCAACGCGTACTCGCGGAGCACCAGCTGACCCACCTGGCGGAAGGTCACCTTCTGCAGGCCCATCGTGTCCGCCAGCCGATTGGCCTCCACCACAAGGTCCCGACAATTGCGGATCTCAATCGTGTCCACGCCTCCATGCAGAGGTGGCAAAACCATGGGCTGCAGAATAAAGGAACGTTTAAAACTAGATAGACCTATAAGAAATAAAGATCTAAGAAAGTGCCAAAAAAGTTTTGAACAGACATAACTAATGAAAATCCCTCTACATGTAAAAGAAATACTATAAAGCAAATGGACACCCAAAAAACTAAGGTGTACCATTACTAATTAAACAATTAGACCTGCTGATAACGAAAGCCTgataccatttttaaaataattactcATTGATATGATAAAAACCGAATGTCAATGTTTTGGAAGGTATTTGTCATATCATTTTTATAGtgtaattttttgtatattcATTTTCACTTTTGAAAATAGAAAATTCGATAAGTTCTTAACACTACATTTTAAATCTTCTAATACTAGGCAGAATagatatttgaaaaatggtaatgatatcattttttttatgagAAAACGGTATGTAAACATTAACGAGTTGACTCACCTGGTCGGAGTTGTTGCAGTCGCAGGTGATGGTGGTTCCGTATTCCCCACAGGTCACCTTCGCGGGATCCGCCCGGACGGAGTGGGGGAAAAGGAAGAGGAAGAGGAGGGGCAGGAGGAGCCATGGCCACGCCGTGGGATCCTTGAGATTTCTGATATTCCGCATGATTTCTC includes these proteins:
- the LOC119556433 gene encoding uncharacterized protein LOC119556433; amino-acid sequence: MRNIRNLKDPTAWPWLLLPLLFLFLFPHSVRADPAKVTCGEYGTTITCDCNNSDQPMVLPPLHGGVDTIEIRNCRDLVVEANRLADTMGLQKVTFRQVGQLVLREYALSVPRYASNKALIVEFEQTNLKLIESHAINGNIAEISFVGGRIDLMKPFGFTTTKDSAILLKFDGVTIQRIESQAFKKFAVEQMTIANCQFLGDLPTRAFYELEVTNELSLRGNQFQEVHSHAFSFKLVSKLSLSDNHFVSVDGEWLEAQIRDAVTIRGNDFGATSEIAFRSLTVHRSYQLSEHLELRFHNNSLRSSRPGADPRADGTGGAIAPQPLRFDTSFSLSIRDLRYDNSWSCEQLDRNVEPPLPRADFFRLHSDQLMFHPPEFGGDQRVQPYMPLRLLITDQCRERSYMAYIITGSVVLGLLLILLILLLWWRVVQRRRRRKLDVVQPEPRTYKETQIVYQIENAGLLKTDL